One Asterias rubens chromosome 8, eAstRub1.3, whole genome shotgun sequence genomic window, AATGACCCTCAGTCCCCTCTCACTCGGCATTGCTGTACGCAAAGCGAGCAAGGTAGAGACACTTTACCTACCTCCTAAACTTGGGGTGTCAATGACCCTCAGTCCCCCAACCCCTCAGTCCCCCCCtcagtcccccccccctcagtcccccccccccctcagtcccccccccccctgactcTGCATTGATGTATGCAAAGAGAGCCAGGTAGATAAATTTTACCTACTCCTTAGACTTGGTTCACCTGTACCCTCTGTCCTCCCTCACTCTGCGTTGCCTTGCGCAAAGCGAGAAAGGTAGAGAAATTTTTACTTACTGCTTGAATTTGATTCATCTATATCCTCTATTTCCTTCTAGGATGTTCAGATTATGAGGTTGAAATGTCTGAAGAAGCCTCATCCACAGTTTTTTCCTACTCATATGAACAATCTGTCTGTGGagaatatattattattgttagctcagttggtagagcaccgatATGTTATTCCTTGGGTCAtttgttcaagtcccactctagtcaatctttctttgttgaaccaaaatctttttaaatttaccgtcagtttccctggtggtttcttacttgatacttaataataataactcgcatcgccttaaggtgatcccctgactgccgcttcccaggttatTTCGTAAAAttggatgtgatccctggctcATAGCAGCTAACAGATTGTATGGCTAGGAACTGGCAccctaaacaaagatattgagaGAAAAAGGGACACTACCAACATAGGGCTTgtaagctcagttggtagagggcttgtatgttaatccggaggttgttggttcaactcccactcaagtcaatttttctttgttccaaCCAAATAATTTCAAACATCCCAGCTTCCCTGGTGGTTTGTTacttgataatattattattaatatgaaGTTGACCCAGTTCCATTACAAAGACTAAactcattaaatattttttttacgaaCTCTACCCCTTCAGTGTGTTCATCAAACAGCAGAAGCCCAACGCAGCAATCCGAGACTGCGACAAGGCCATCAAGCTGAACCCGGACTCTGCCCAGGGGTACAAGTGGAAGGGTATCGGCCATCGGTTGCTTGGACAGTGGGAGCTAGCCTGCAAGAATCTTCAGGATGCTTGCAAGCTGGACTTTGATGAAGTGGCAAACGCCATGCTGAAGGAGGTTGAGCCGAGGGTAAGTGAAGCGCCGGGtggcatgtttttttatttcgcTCTGTTTTTCTTGCATTCTCAGGATATGAGAGaactgggcacaatttcatggctctgcttacggcCGAACTccgcgcttatgatcaccattcttcaTTTACTGTGCAAGTGCCATGTTTCTGCGCTGAGCAGGTAATATGGAGTACACATGAACACGGGCATTCAGCAATAATCTTGCTGATCGGTGCAATATGCTTGATGTACACGTAAGCGTGGAATTCTCTGCTTCTGTAAGTGCcatttctttgcttatggtaagcagagccatgaaattagacCCCAGAGAGCAGGCCTGACGCTACGTTATTGTATAGTTGTATGCCATGTCAGCTTCTccttttaaagatgctatgtccgattttttgccgatttgacccaaaaattttgatttaaaattcagtaggtgttttgatgggggtcgagaaagttacaagctttcatttgagccattgctcgaaaaagtccgccaattattagtagcagtgaaataaagtgctcaaaattagtttttgttgggatcccgacaatatatcacgtgaccaattcttatgtgttttataagaacgttttaaatttttgtcatggttcctgaccattaaaagtaaaagttaaacttttttttgttagagcgggtgatactctttgaaataccattcactcaaaaaaatctattttctaatgtttggggccaaaaatctgacacagcatctttaaatgatttgggtactttttgtaacacaaaacataacgtccaaagatttacattaaacttaatcaGTTTGAAGgaaatggtggtagaaagcttcccttacaatattacttgctgaggtgctgtagtttttgagaaataagtaaaacaagtcacataaataattttcagaaaattatttaagcatgtaaaacgtactaaccaggtaaaatactataactggttaatacgttgtcacatgctaaaactgagacttgAATAATATTCGCcccattgttttattcatttctcaaaaactacagcacctcagcaagtaatattttaaggggagctttctactatcgttatcttcaaactgttttagttttatgtaaatctgtggacattgtgttttgtgttacaaaaagtacccagaccctagGGGACCTCAATGAGGGATATGTACAATTCTATTGTTTCTATCGGGACATTacatggggcaccaaggcaagaaCCAAGGGTGCGGAGGGGCAGGGCCTCTTTTTTACCTCTTTACCTACCTCTTTACCTACCTACCCTCTTTTTTACAGCATCTTTTAAGAAacagaaaatatatttttgttaggTCTCAGCATGATtaggaaaatatttttgaattttgtaaGTATCAGactaagcaaaacattttttccTATTCAATGCTTTTCAGCAATTTTTGAACTTTATTTAAAGTACTGAGTTTCACAATTACAGCATCCCAAATACCATGCAtcaaatgaaatatttaaaatacaACGTCGTCATATCCACAGGAATATCAAATACCACAGCagtgtttttgtctttatttgAAAGTGTTATGACCAAATAAACCCCACTGTTGAGTGTTGTCAAAAGGTTTCCAGGTGTTTGGGGGCATGGAGGACACAACATTCAAGACCTTAGTTTTTTAAGTAAACAAGAGTTAAATTCTCCAATATTCTCACACACataattttttctttaatatttcAAGCTATATGTATATTGCACATCAAAAGTATCACACAATTCTTTTTTTAGAAaatgttcaggtttttttttccagcaattATTATGTGAACAAAGTCTATTTGGTTGTAAATGTTCAATTACTTAATCACTTTAAATCAGAGAAGTGCATTTAAACAAGGGAAGAAAAGAGTGGCAACAACAGCGTtttagctagcgagccgtgcaccCGTGTTTTGCACGgccagttttgtgaaatcacggCCTATTTTTTCAAGCACGGCCTGGCGGTGTAAATCTAGCCGTGCACTATTTAATTATACGTTTGTGTAATCTAGatatcaggcatgagaatcttccggtgtaaaccggaattccgttttttttcctttcaaaattgtggtctccgagtgcgatgtgaatttgctataaaattcggggggtaggtttttgggggtatacatttggatttctctaatccctcttctctagtcagacaatgtaagtttacctttgtaattgttattatcgcggatccccacacgtcgttcatgaaataccggcacctaaacaataaattgccgtccagcagctgccaatttacggcttgttgtcttcctggcatcgcgcatgcatgcagcagcagcgacagatgtataacttgcctcattccttgcttcgtttatagtggtacggttcaataatgtttgcgtgtaatgcgcttgctggtgcagcaaagataacacgtgtggagacttttgaaagtctactgaaaaaacaatgcacgtgtttgcaccatgtgtactgtgtactgtgtacgtgcaggtttgcacacgaacaatgagcggcgcggcacgaatctgagatcgccggcaggccatggtaaactggtacctgttattgcctcacaaccagcgaaagatatattgggaaccagcgaacacactgtacgtccggacgacgtgctttcttcattggttctatttctatgttggggtctaatctcaacctcgttccagttataccctaggctgaataacaacctctttcacaaaaacacatcgctctcgccaaatatataggcctatatatattttaaaatgtgcgtcgccgacggatcgttaaaatcacaaacatttaattgcaaaagaatttcttttacacaaccgaatttcaaatcaagaacctataaaaatggtttttggtgagaaaaaaaaagcattttcaagggcagaaataagggataagatcgtcaaaaaaaaaataaatattattactattattttttccccctttctttttccggaattgtaacaaaatcgcaggcgaacccaaaattgtttgagctttacattccttattttcccttaaacctattataaaaaaaaaaaaagaaggaaaaatcacacaaaagtagctcacttctacctggaaaaataggtgtcagaaatgcatcagagaccaccacagagcttctaaagtacccagagctcccagggcccttaagcgggccctggaccccggccgtaAGGGACTTCAcgctgcgcgctcgtgttgtgtgcttcGCACACAAATTTTGGACTCTAAAAATATTGCACTCcctgtttttcattttgcactcccacttttcaAATCCTAGCTAAAACACTGGGCAACAAAGTCTTATATTGACTTATTGTCCTAGCCTACACAGCCGAAGGTGCTTTATAACACACTTTTATTCTCATCCCTAAATAGCTTtccgttaaaaacatttttaaaatactttaaaagtTGAGAACAAATCTGACATATTAGCCTCAGCTGTCTCGATTCTGCGTTAAACGGTTGAACTTGTGAATAGGTAACTCCTTCCACAAGTTTTGAACTTGCGAGCTCAAGTTGCGAACTAGTTACAAAAAAAGGTTTGCAACTTAAGTGAGTCAAATATGCAACCTACACATTTCGTAGTGTGGGTGCTTTGCACAATCATCTGATAGCGTCCTCTTTTTTGACTCAATTTCCAACGGCCATGGGTAAACACTCCTTAGCGTGCATAGATACTCGACTGAGAATTATAATCTTATGTGAATATTGTTGCAGAATTTGTGTAGATGTAAATATataattttaagaaaaagaGTTGACTTACTTAAAGATTTATGTAAAAAATGAAGCCACAATTGAAAATTGGACGAATTAAGGTATTCTATTGATGTCTAACCAGTTACTTTTTGACAGATTTTCTCTGGAAAAAGTAACAAATCCATCCGAGTACTGAAAGTGACTTAAGTATTTCctatttgaaataataattttcctTTAATCAACTCATTCACAACAATCAACATGCAGCTCAACTAGTTTTACGGTTTTGCGTACAAGTTTTTCTTGGGCTCGTTGCATCTTCCCCCTTTGCTACACTCCCCACTTAAATCCGAAGCATTCTGGATTTCTTCAAGTAGTTTCGGTAGATCGGTAGAAATAGCAATCTCAATGTTTTCCAACAAGCAGCCTGAGAAGAACCCACACTGGGACTCAATGGGCTTGAAAACATCGATGGGATTAATGGCAAAGAAGTTCTTAAATTCTTCCGGATCGGGGAGGTCATATTTACTGATATTGGCCCTTGCCAGGACGGTCTTAAATATGTTATATTTCCCCGGGTTCTGGACAATATCACGCATTGTGTCCTCCGGGTTGCCTAGTAGAGACATGGGTCTATTGCGGTTGAACTTCTGAAGGTATTCGTTAACGATAAAAGCGTGAGTGCGGATTGCCTTGGCGCGACGGCGCAACATGGCTATCTTGTTGTGCAGTTGATTTTCTATCATGTTGTTAAGATCCATCAGGAGTGACTTTTCCTCTTCAAGAAAGAGATCTTGGTAGGTGTTTGGCTGAAACTTCTTATTCCAAAAAGAACCCACGTAGACTCGTGGGGGTTCCGTAACGTTTATGAGAGGGGCAAGGTTCCAGAAGAGGGCGCCATACACTCGCATCAGCTCGTTTGGCGCGATGGTGTCGGCTTTATTCAAGATGATACGAATCTGCGACTCCCGTCCTTTCAATCGTTTGAACGTTGATTCCAGCTCGGTGCCAACGTCAAGCTTTGTCGGGTCAAAGAAAACGAATATCAAGTCGGCGCGATCCATGAACCATTCCAAGACCTCGTTGAACGGGTAGCCACGCTCTTGTTGTTTGCGGTTCTCGATGATTCCAGGGGTGTCGACAAGGGTCACCTTCTGAAGCAGCTTGTGCGGGTACTCAATGCCGAAGAAACGCTCCAGGAATACATTGCCAAACAACTCCAGGCTGCCGAAGGATCTCTTGCTGTCAGTGGCCAGGACAAGTCCTTCCACTGTACGGTACTGCTTCCCGTGCATCACAACAGTGAAG contains:
- the LOC117293464 gene encoding sarcalumenin-like, with product MAAYIDRECFSDAHNGRPKTGQNSMKQALGIGPKCVLVGVLLICMVLFVAVDCNDASQKSATPQKVPQPKPKKQPQPELNKQPAPLADTAVTNKPSVATEASSRDRDHIFDTLNLHREGILLDGDFVKRSIEKMKKIYHKAIGPMAEAYKFQDMGDSTLSDGELEAKPMVLFLGPWSAGKSTMINYLVGLEDEQKLPTGAEPVTADFTVVMHGKQYRTVEGLVLATDSKRSFGSLELFGNVFLERFFGIEYPHKLLQKVTLVDTPGIIENRKQQERGYPFNEVLEWFMDRADLIFVFFDPTKLDVGTELESTFKRLKGRESQIRIILNKADTIAPNELMRVYGALFWNLAPLINVTEPPRVYVGSFWNKKFQPNTYQDLFLEEEKSLLMDLNNMIENQLHNKIAMLRRRAKAIRTHAFIVNEYLQKFNRNRPMSLLGNPEDTMRDIVQNPGKYNIFKTVLARANISKYDLPDPEEFKNFFAINPIDVFKPIESQCGFFSGCLLENIEIAISTDLPKLLEEIQNASDLSGECSKGGRCNEPKKNLYAKP